Below is a window of Terriglobia bacterium DNA.
GTCGGTGTGGTTCAGCTCTTTGAGTCGTCGCGCCAAAAGGAATAGCGCGCCGGAAAACAAGTCGCCCTTCGGGTCGATGAGGCCGAAGCCGCGGCGTTCCTTTGGCAACCGTTTCAGTAATGATTCAAGCATCCCGCACGCGAAAGATGTCTTCCCGCATCCGGAACAGCCACTCACGAAAGAGTGTCCCTTGAAGACATGGTCAAGCGATGTATGCACCGGATTGCCCCAGGTTGTGTGTCCCAAGAGAATGGTCGGATCGGCGGCACCGAGGCGGTCGAGAACGTCCGAAGACGTTTTCCGCGAAGCACTGGCTGAGGATTGCGTCAGATCCCGAAGATATTGCCGTGTCTGCCGCTTCAGCCTGCGGCTTAAAAAGAGATCGATAACCGATTGAAGTTTCATTCGGCATCTCTCCCCGGCGGGAATACGGGCGTCCGCTCCGCGCCTGATTTCCCGCTCGCCAGCTTTCCGGGTAGACGGCTTTCCCGGATCACATACGCCGTGATGCTGATTCCAATCATCACCGCGAGAAACAGAATTGGATGGCGCGTCCAGGCGAAGGCCAGGGCTGCCGGGATGACGAAGAAAATAAGAAATGCCGTGATAAGGCGGGACAACCACGTCCGTATTTCGATACACACCGCGATCGTGATCACCAGAAGTACGAGGAAAGCAATTTGGCCGTACGCCCGGATGACGGCCTGACAGGACAACAGAACACCCATTGAGATGGCCAAGAGTTTGAATAGGCCGAAGGCTAGCGTGTCGATCATGCTCGGCTGTGAACTAGTTCTGTTGTCCGCCATATTGTCAGTTCCTAACGAGTTGCTCTACGGCCTGGGATTTCGGGCAGTACGGCTGAAATGTGACCTGCGCCGGGGCCGTAAACAGTGATGTCCATACTTCTCTCAGCCGATCATCGTGTTTCGCGTTATGAACAGGCCGTGCGTTCCCTTTGTCCTTGGTATCTGTGCTGTCGGTCTCGGCCAGGCCACAGAAAAGCACCTGAATGCCCTCGATCGTAATCGGCGCAGGCAAGTTCTTCGCCATGCCGGAACTATTAAGGGCGACGCGGATGCTCTTCTCTGTGAGTTCTTCGCCGTCCGTTCTCACAAAAAGAAAACAGCGAGAGTCATTATGGCAGCCGCTTGCACGTAGCTGCTCGACACCGCGTTTGACGGCCAGGAAGATGGGCGAACGGTCCGTCCGACCCAGCTCTTTCAGTTTGGTACTCAAACCGGTAACGATATCTGCCTTCCGTTTATTGATCGCGTTTTTGCCTTCAAGTGCCCGCCGGCTGAATGGCACTTCGTATGTCGCGACCATCCTCGGCTCTCCGGCACTTTTGTCGTCGCCGGTCAACAACACCGTGAGCATCGATCCCTTGGAAAGGTGAGGTGTATTAAAAAAGACCTCTGCGACTCCCAAGACGGATGCGTACTCGTTGGTCGTCGAGCCGGACGCGTCATATATGGTGACGGCGTTCGTCACCGGCTTATGCCCGTGCTCGGAGTGCCAGAATGCAAAACCCGTAACTACGGTGCAAGCGACCGTGGCCATGACGATCCATTTCCAGGCGGGTATCATTGCGCACCTCCTGCCCGCATGACTTTGCCACGATTGAAAGCAATGCCGTCGTGATAGCCGTCGACAATGGCCTTTGTCGCCGTCTCGATCAATTCGGCGAGGTGCATGTTTCGCAGAGACAGATCTTCGACGTATGCGACGTGTGCCTGAATCTTGTTATTGAGATCTTTCAGGTGGTCAATCCGGCGGTTGTTTTCGGCCAACGCCGCATCAAGTTCTGCTTCTGCGCGAATGCGCTCCGAGTGCTTCCCTGTCCACTCATGGACGTGCTCACGCAGCCCGATCGCAACCCATTCCGCCAAGACAACCATGCCGACTTCCAAGATGGTGAGACCTATCGCAACAACCTTTTCCTCGCCGCCGTTCGCGCCGGAGATACGGAATAGGCCGAGTCCGACGCTGATGAGGACGCCGGCCGAGAGGCCCAACCAGTTCGTAATGGTCTTCCGGCCGGTGGCACTGACACTGCCGAGGATGGCCCATATGACCGTCGCTGCCAAAACCACGGAGCCAAAGAAGGAAAACAACCAGGACAACGCTTCATCTTCGACCATCGAGAAGAGGTAGTCGTGAATTGTCGGAGTTACCGTGACAGCGATTCCGGCGATGAGCGCGCCCATGAGAATGTGTGCCGTCGGTCGCTCCTCTTTTGCCAGTTGTGCGAGCCCTTGTTCCCTTTCGCGCACATCCGCTGCGGCATATTTCACTTGGTCTTCTGCGTCTTCACGGTCGATGAGTACTTTGTTGTGCTCATCGTCGCGGAGTTTGTGTTCCGGATTGATGTCGGGATTAAACATCTCCCGGCGTGTTTCCTTCGCCATGGCGGCGGCATGTTCCCGTAACGTGTTGAGGTGAAGTTCCCGCGGTTTGAGAACGGCGCTGTCGATGGCCCGGTTGCGGCCGATTTCGAATAGCGTTAACTGTAAGGTCATAACCGGCCCGGATTTGTCGCTTTCGGTCTGCCGTTTCGAGGAGTCGCTTCCAAGGTCCGTTATATTTCTGTGATTGAAAAGGTTCATGGTCTCCCTCTGGTTTGTGGATACGATCGCGGAAGAGCTCTTGAGCAGGACGTTCCAATGAGGAGCCTCACGCGACCGAGCATAGTGTCTCTTTATCGATGTGAGATCGCCACGGCAGGAAGGCGGTATTTTGACGACAGAGGGACGACAAACCGCAATTTCTCGAATTGGATAGCCACGTGCGGCCTTTTCTAAGGAAACGATATGTGGATTGATTCAGGGCGCAAAATCAAAGAACTTCGCGAGAAAATGGGGAAAACCCAAGAGCGCGTTTGTCAGGACGCCGCTTGGCCTTACGATCTACGCACTTATCAGCGTATAGAGGGTGGCACGTCAAGACCCCGGCGTGAAAAACTGATACAAATCTTGGCGAAGGCATTGCAGGTCGCAAATACTTCCGTTGTGAATTCGATTCTGACCGATTATGGATTTGCAACTCTCAGGGATACGGAATGCCAAGAGTACAAATTCACAAGTCCCACTCTCGAACTGCAAGCGGCTCAGAATATTGTCGTCAGCTTCACACCGCCTTCATTGCTCGTGCCACAAAATGGAAGTATGGTTACTGAAACTGACAAAATAGCTCCACAGGAAGTTAAGTGGCAAGCGAAGTGGGCACCGGACGTGGAAGAAGAAACCGGAATCATAATCGGTTTAAATAGCAGTCGATTCATTCCTTGGAAACAAATACAAGAAGAGCTGATCAAACGACTCCTGCCCAATGTACGGATGGTACCAATTGGAAGCACTGTAGAGCTCGGCGAGTACAACCGTCGCAAAGACTGGATAATTCGAGTCATCAATCCCGACGGCGTCGAGATCGCCAATATTTGGATCGGCGGAGATCCATTGAAAGGTTATGCATACGACGGCTTAGTCCGGATAGGTGTGCCGAGTGAGGACAAAACGGTTTTGCCGACAGTTTGGCAAGTATTCCAGCGGTATTCGAATGGGACCTATGTCAGGGTTGACAATCCGTACGATAACGGAATGCTGAAGCGTGCGGCATGAGCTAATTGTTGTTCACGATTAGGAACTAGCATCCTCGCACTGCAAGGCTTCGATCGGTATACCGTCGACCGGTCATTCCATTTCGTTTGAGACGTCGAAACTTTTCTAGAAATATTAAGTTTAAGGGATCGTTTGTGCCCCGGTTATGCCGATGGTCGTGTTAGGTCCAATCAATTTTATTGATTGATGCTAATGCTAGACCCATGCTAAGGTTCCGTTTTCTCGATCGTACAAAAGCGTCAAGAATGCAGGCATTGGTGAAAAGAGCGATGCAGGCCTTTTAGTTTCAGTAGTTTACATAACATTTAAGATGCGCTAGTATTTATGCGGAATTGTTCCGGTTGAACAAGCGCCGTCTCATCCAATTCAATTGATGCCCGTCATTATGCCTATTGGTACTCCGTTTGCTCGCTCCTTTCCAGGGGAATTCGATTCCTTCTTGCGTGGAAGACGACCGTCTTTCCGCAGTTCCGATTCGTTGGACCCTGGAAAGGAGCAAGCAGACCAAT
It encodes the following:
- a CDS encoding helix-turn-helix transcriptional regulator — translated: MWIDSGRKIKELREKMGKTQERVCQDAAWPYDLRTYQRIEGGTSRPRREKLIQILAKALQVANTSVVNSILTDYGFATLRDTECQEYKFTSPTLELQAAQNIVVSFTPPSLLVPQNGSMVTETDKIAPQEVKWQAKWAPDVEEETGIIIGLNSSRFIPWKQIQEELIKRLLPNVRMVPIGSTVELGEYNRRKDWIIRVINPDGVEIANIWIGGDPLKGYAYDGLVRIGVPSEDKTVLPTVWQVFQRYSNGTYVRVDNPYDNGMLKRAA